Proteins from a single region of Desulfovibrio sp. Huiquan2017:
- a CDS encoding AsmA family protein, with the protein MLRRLPRILVESLVALVLGCTGLLLWASYYIDTGEFRARFTETLEAVLARPVILNGDLDIAIWPRLALTVEDLSIGEAPGFGDIPAARFEDIGISVRIIPLFSRHVEVEFLELNGLDGVVVRNKKGVFNWQSLVEHGDEDGQGMTLGDWTIAVDSVEIANADILFRDEMGSTEYRLSGIDINTGTVSLDEDVPFSLSSGFSWADQGLRADLILKGMIRVRDDGTPPVFSQTTVQAKVYGDFLPRNAARGEFIAAVNLDWDNRVVTFDNFEASLFGLRAEGNVTSGDLDKGWDFQGHITVRPYVPRDLIAQYAPGMPIKDVDGLRSGAVASFVHVTEQGVRLENLALTLDDITVRGQCGFTGWSRPVFDFDLHADTIDLDRYLPLFRTGTPFIWDDFSLPFFRAFRGGGTIRADGFKVLDTLVSDIRIKVAATDQGMTFDAGAIREGLASLGGTMNVVIGMDKKGQPTLALNAAVDAESQRQGFAFLQRDPLNVGGRGSIHLEASVPRMACPPEARSIYLLQHLGGLARLSLGRGGATFRRGEEAPLSLDYAKADLEVKVRPDGNVAKGFWNSRLSAALKLRTGGELESLNVTVEGGLSSGIDELRARSRDMVVNGYLTSPRLPQEARRLAFGGTVAFDSADDFVSLSDGMFQALGATLTADARLAGPARERHVEGNLAVTEADPKRIVYLLTGKSLRTRDGAALRKASLAAKFKADRSGFTLSDLNGELDGTPVKGHVVGTGYADPLLAFSLAAGAFNLDRYLPPPPARSLNDIREGREPEAAPADLPLGFLRGLKLNGKVFFQEFTLARIRSESLEGYIRANEGILHLAKVQGKLYGGNLKADLGGQAGDAALALHLILDVDNMQAGPFMREMAKREYLRGATDIKADLNSVGRTDDNILANLNGTASVRITDGSFKFTGWDLPSKPVNQGRSSQIGEDRQRKTDGRTVFRRAATEATVEKGVFTLNNFRLEAPPMLQSYGEGNFSLPANTINLSVRNDFVAVPSVTVRLTGKLSDPKVEVPTGRILNDTVLNILSLPKKSFEFLRDLF; encoded by the coding sequence ATGCTTAGGCGGCTGCCGCGCATCCTGGTCGAGAGTCTGGTAGCTCTCGTCCTGGGCTGCACGGGGCTTCTGCTTTGGGCTTCCTACTACATCGACACCGGTGAATTCCGCGCCCGGTTCACCGAGACCCTTGAAGCTGTCCTGGCCCGGCCCGTGATCCTGAATGGCGATTTGGATATCGCGATCTGGCCGCGACTGGCTCTGACCGTTGAGGATTTAAGTATTGGCGAGGCCCCGGGCTTCGGCGATATCCCCGCGGCCCGGTTCGAGGACATCGGTATCAGCGTGCGCATCATTCCGCTTTTCTCCCGGCACGTGGAGGTGGAATTCCTGGAACTGAACGGCCTGGACGGCGTCGTGGTCCGCAACAAGAAAGGCGTCTTCAATTGGCAATCCCTGGTGGAGCATGGCGACGAAGACGGCCAGGGAATGACCCTGGGCGACTGGACCATTGCCGTGGACAGCGTGGAGATCGCGAACGCCGATATCCTCTTTCGCGACGAGATGGGATCCACCGAGTATCGCCTTTCCGGTATCGACATCAATACCGGGACCGTCTCTTTGGACGAGGATGTGCCGTTTTCTCTGAGCAGCGGATTTTCGTGGGCCGACCAAGGCCTCAGGGCGGATCTGATCCTCAAGGGCATGATCCGGGTGAGGGATGACGGCACGCCGCCCGTTTTTTCCCAGACCACGGTCCAGGCCAAGGTTTACGGCGATTTCCTGCCCAGGAACGCCGCCCGGGGGGAGTTCATCGCCGCCGTGAATCTGGATTGGGACAACCGGGTCGTGACCTTCGATAATTTCGAAGCCAGTCTGTTCGGCCTGCGCGCCGAAGGCAATGTGACCAGCGGGGATTTGGACAAGGGGTGGGATTTCCAGGGACATATCACTGTTCGCCCCTATGTGCCGCGCGACCTCATCGCCCAATATGCTCCGGGCATGCCCATCAAGGACGTGGACGGTCTGCGCAGCGGCGCGGTGGCCTCCTTCGTGCACGTCACCGAGCAAGGGGTGCGCTTGGAAAATCTGGCCCTGACCCTGGACGACATCACCGTGCGCGGCCAGTGCGGCTTTACGGGGTGGAGCCGCCCGGTCTTCGATTTCGATCTGCATGCGGACACCATCGACCTGGACCGCTACCTGCCCTTGTTCCGCACCGGCACTCCGTTTATCTGGGACGATTTCAGCCTGCCGTTCTTCCGGGCATTCCGGGGCGGCGGCACGATTCGGGCGGACGGCTTCAAGGTTCTCGACACCCTGGTCTCGGACATCCGCATAAAGGTGGCCGCCACGGACCAGGGCATGACCTTCGATGCCGGCGCCATCCGCGAGGGACTGGCCTCCCTGGGCGGGACCATGAACGTGGTTATCGGTATGGACAAGAAAGGGCAGCCGACCCTGGCCCTGAACGCGGCGGTGGATGCCGAGTCACAACGGCAGGGCTTCGCGTTCCTGCAACGGGATCCGTTGAACGTGGGCGGCCGTGGCTCGATCCATCTGGAAGCCTCGGTTCCCCGGATGGCCTGCCCGCCCGAGGCCCGTTCCATTTATCTTTTGCAACATCTCGGCGGGCTGGCCCGGCTCTCCCTGGGCCGGGGCGGGGCGACATTCCGGCGGGGCGAGGAAGCCCCTCTTTCCCTAGACTACGCCAAGGCCGATCTGGAAGTGAAAGTCCGTCCCGACGGCAACGTCGCCAAGGGGTTCTGGAACAGCCGCCTTTCGGCCGCTCTCAAGTTGCGCACCGGCGGCGAGTTGGAATCCCTGAACGTTACGGTCGAGGGGGGGCTCTCTTCGGGCATCGACGAACTGCGCGCCCGGAGCCGGGACATGGTGGTCAATGGGTATCTGACTTCGCCTCGTCTGCCCCAGGAAGCCCGCAGGCTGGCCTTCGGCGGTACCGTGGCCTTCGACTCGGCGGACGACTTCGTGTCGCTTTCGGACGGTATGTTCCAGGCCCTGGGGGCCACACTTACGGCTGATGCCCGTTTGGCGGGTCCCGCTCGGGAGCGGCATGTGGAAGGCAACCTGGCCGTGACCGAGGCCGATCCCAAACGGATCGTGTATCTCCTGACCGGCAAGAGTCTCCGCACCCGGGACGGCGCGGCCCTGCGCAAGGCCTCGCTTGCGGCGAAATTCAAGGCCGACCGGAGCGGATTCACCCTGAGCGACCTGAACGGCGAGCTGGATGGCACGCCGGTCAAGGGGCACGTGGTCGGCACAGGGTATGCCGATCCCCTATTGGCCTTTTCCCTGGCCGCCGGGGCTTTCAACCTGGACCGTTACCTTCCGCCTCCCCCGGCCCGGAGCCTGAACGACATCCGCGAGGGCCGCGAGCCCGAGGCCGCGCCTGCGGATCTGCCGCTCGGATTTCTTCGTGGTCTCAAGCTCAACGGCAAGGTCTTTTTTCAGGAATTCACCCTGGCGCGCATCCGCAGCGAGTCCTTGGAAGGTTACATCCGGGCCAACGAGGGCATCCTGCACCTGGCCAAGGTTCAGGGCAAACTCTACGGCGGGAACCTTAAGGCGGACCTGGGGGGCCAGGCGGGAGACGCCGCCCTGGCCCTGCATCTGATTCTGGATGTGGACAATATGCAGGCCGGCCCGTTCATGCGGGAAATGGCCAAGCGCGAATATCTGCGCGGCGCAACGGACATCAAGGCGGACCTGAACAGCGTGGGCCGGACCGACGACAACATCCTGGCCAACTTGAACGGCACGGCTTCAGTGCGGATCACCGATGGATCTTTCAAGTTCACCGGCTGGGACCTGCCGTCCAAGCCCGTCAACCAGGGGCGGAGCTCGCAGATCGGCGAAGACCGGCAGCGCAAGACCGACGGACGCACCGTCTTTCGCCGGGCGGCCACCGAGGCCACAGTGGAAAAGGGCGTATTCACGCTCAATAATTTTCGGCTGGAGGCTCCGCCCATGCTTCAATCCTACGGCGAAGGCAATTTCAGCCTGCCCGCCAATACCATCAATCTGTCGGTACGCAACGACTTCGTGGCCGTGCCAAGCGTGACAGTGCGTCTGACGGGCAAATTGAGCGACCCCAAAGTGGAGGTGCCCACTGGACGCATCCTCAACGATACGGTCCTGAACATCCTCAGCCTGCCCAAGAAATCGTTCGAATTCCTGCGGGATCTGTTTTGA
- the lpxD gene encoding UDP-3-O-(3-hydroxymyristoyl)glucosamine N-acyltransferase — protein sequence MNIKLSALAERLGLAFTGADREISGVNTLERAGDGDLSFLVNPKYLSQLEITKAGCVLTSGSYAAKVPCALISENVYMDLARVVNVFARPQGCLTGVHELAFVHPDADVAESATVYPFAFVGEGATVGPDTVIFAGAYVGEGSVIGSGCILYPNCVVMGGLTLGDNVILQPGAVLGGDGYGYAQTPVGHMKIPQIGTVVIENDVEVGSNTAIDRAALDTTRIRRGTKIDNLVQIGHNVEIGEHCLIIGQTGIGGSSRIGNGVVLAGQTGVPDNVKIGDGAMVAAQSGVLGDVEPGSRIAGSPAMPAKTYLKAVGVCTPQLPELFKRVKKMEKELAALKAAAGGSDE from the coding sequence ATGAACATCAAGCTGTCCGCCCTGGCCGAAAGGCTCGGGCTTGCATTTACCGGCGCGGATAGGGAGATATCCGGGGTCAATACCCTGGAGAGGGCCGGGGATGGCGACCTGTCGTTCCTGGTTAATCCCAAGTATCTGTCGCAATTGGAAATCACCAAGGCCGGATGTGTTCTCACATCCGGCTCTTATGCCGCCAAAGTCCCGTGCGCGCTCATAAGCGAGAACGTCTATATGGACTTGGCCCGTGTGGTGAATGTCTTTGCCCGTCCTCAGGGTTGCCTGACCGGCGTGCATGAACTTGCCTTCGTCCATCCGGATGCCGACGTGGCTGAATCCGCCACGGTGTATCCCTTCGCCTTCGTGGGCGAGGGCGCGACCGTTGGTCCGGACACCGTGATCTTCGCCGGAGCCTACGTGGGCGAAGGGAGCGTGATCGGAAGCGGTTGCATCCTCTACCCGAATTGTGTGGTCATGGGCGGGCTGACTCTCGGCGACAATGTCATCCTCCAGCCCGGAGCAGTGCTCGGCGGCGATGGTTACGGCTATGCCCAAACTCCTGTCGGACATATGAAGATTCCGCAGATCGGCACCGTGGTCATCGAAAACGACGTGGAGGTCGGCTCCAACACGGCTATTGACCGGGCCGCCCTGGACACCACCCGCATCCGCCGGGGGACCAAGATCGATAACCTGGTTCAGATCGGCCACAATGTGGAGATCGGCGAACACTGCCTGATCATCGGCCAGACCGGCATAGGCGGGTCCTCCCGGATCGGCAACGGCGTGGTTCTGGCGGGGCAGACCGGCGTGCCCGACAACGTGAAGATCGGCGACGGGGCCATGGTGGCCGCTCAGAGCGGCGTCCTCGGCGACGTCGAGCCCGGCAGCAGGATCGCAGGCAGTCCGGCCATGCCTGCCAAGACCTACCTCAAGGCCGTGGGCGTCTGCACGCCCCAATTGCCCGAGCTGTTCAAGCGCGTGAAGAAAATGGAAAAAGAATTGGCTGCGCTGAAAGCGGCCGCCGGAGGGAGCGATGAATAA
- a CDS encoding ARMT1-like domain-containing protein, with the protein MDTALECMPCFKRMAIREARIACPNDPALREEIVARWEALLPQLDMDEPPPAIARRLAELVRDISGCTDLYAEDKRAANAFVLGLLPSLEERVEARRSSGDPLSLALELAIIGNYIDRGVELDFDLEKELAHVAESVSPEVLNAFRKRVEPGASVLILGDNTGEIVLDTLLVRELTRLGCEVTYAVRSRPVLNDATMDDAVAVGMTALCPVVESGVDTPGTVLSRCTPSFIERMRASDVILSKGQGNFEALDGVWPGVFCAFKVKCPRIARKTGLRFGASALCLSVRERSLHDGPERDGGADHA; encoded by the coding sequence ATGGATACTGCCCTCGAATGCATGCCCTGCTTCAAGCGGATGGCGATCAGGGAGGCGAGAATCGCCTGTCCGAACGACCCCGCATTACGCGAAGAAATCGTGGCCCGGTGGGAGGCGCTTCTTCCCCAGCTGGACATGGACGAGCCGCCGCCTGCCATCGCCCGCCGTCTGGCCGAACTGGTCCGCGATATCTCCGGTTGCACCGATCTATATGCGGAGGACAAGCGGGCCGCCAACGCTTTTGTTCTCGGGTTGCTGCCGTCCCTTGAGGAACGTGTGGAAGCCCGGCGGTCTTCGGGCGATCCCCTGAGCCTTGCCCTGGAGCTGGCCATCATCGGCAACTACATCGACCGGGGCGTGGAGTTGGATTTCGATCTGGAGAAGGAGCTGGCCCACGTGGCCGAATCGGTGTCCCCCGAGGTTCTGAACGCCTTCCGCAAGCGTGTGGAGCCCGGTGCGTCCGTGCTTATCCTGGGCGACAATACCGGCGAGATCGTCTTGGACACCTTGTTGGTCCGCGAGTTGACCAGACTTGGCTGCGAAGTGACCTATGCCGTCCGCTCCCGACCCGTGCTCAACGACGCCACCATGGACGACGCCGTGGCCGTGGGCATGACCGCGTTGTGTCCTGTTGTGGAATCCGGCGTGGACACCCCCGGCACGGTCTTGAGCCGCTGCACCCCCTCGTTTATCGAGCGCATGCGCGCAAGCGACGTCATCCTGAGTAAGGGGCAGGGCAACTTCGAGGCCCTGGATGGGGTCTGGCCCGGCGTGTTCTGCGCCTTCAAGGTCAAATGCCCGCGCATCGCCCGCAAGACCGGCCTACGATTCGGGGCGAGCGCCCTGTGCCTGAGCGTTCGCGAGCGATCGCTCCATGACGGCCCGGAGCGTGATGGCGGGGCGGATCATGCTTAG
- the bamA gene encoding outer membrane protein assembly factor BamA codes for MLSNLVRGLAMGVIATFVLLAAATGHAAEKLNQDVSVAVLPFAVNAGDDLSYLKDSLPELLADRLKEAGFKVIAPEEVARMVHDKGYTQFDPDKAREIALLAGAQFGVYGALNQIGENLTIDARLIDAYTSDSGKKISVTKKGLINLLPAVDALVDHMRMDLLRLDIVSEVDVEGTKVLDKDVVLMRMTMQKGDTITAKSINTALKNVYDLGYFDDVRVRVEDGDEGKKVVFVVKEKPRIQAIGVRGAKEIDSDDILEAVSTKKGSVINPKVLADDIRVIREMYRKDGYYKANVTQEIDDAGSGIARLTFVIDEGPQLYIEHVIIDGAEQLDPDDIKKVLALKERGWLSWIDNSGVLKEELLDRDASAIMAYYQSKGFLTAKVGQPEVDIKDDGIDVIYKVWEGDRYKMGSTSFTGDLIDDPSKLMQVTQIDQLKDEDEYFDRLILQKDVSALTNYYNNYGYAYADVGVKLDDNPETKIVNVIYNISKHQRVHIRRVLIEGNTVTRDNVILREMRLADGDQFSGSKLKRSSQRLTNLDFFEKVDIAPVPTGNPEEMDLVVKVKDKATGKISGGVGFSTYDGVFFGGEISEKNLFGRGYDVGFTGQIGGSNNKYVLHFTNPHINDTDLGFGVQAYKRDTDYSQYSINRVGSDLNFFYPIGEYTRLKWGYGLESYDITDVDHDASRKVKADAGSHLASTVSGQAVRDTRDNYRDTSSGTKTSLAIVFGGGPVGGTDDFVKYIGSFEWWHPVLEQIVFHSKFWGGYLHKNWGGDEIPTAQRFELGGQYTVRGYSNYLITPTEGPKSDADVGGNKAFYTNLELKRPISKELGITALGFFDAGNSWKEDEDWFESVERGDVGEPSMGLYKSVGAGVNWYSPIGPVGLIYAYALDDLSDSKQHTIELIMGQQF; via the coding sequence ATGCTCAGTAATCTCGTTCGCGGCCTGGCGATGGGAGTGATCGCAACCTTTGTCCTGCTGGCCGCCGCTACGGGTCATGCCGCCGAAAAACTCAATCAGGATGTCTCCGTCGCGGTGCTTCCCTTCGCAGTCAACGCGGGGGATGACTTGAGCTATCTCAAGGACAGCCTGCCCGAACTGTTGGCCGACCGGCTGAAGGAAGCCGGGTTCAAGGTCATCGCTCCCGAGGAAGTGGCCCGCATGGTTCACGACAAGGGATACACCCAGTTTGATCCGGACAAGGCGCGCGAGATCGCTTTGCTGGCCGGGGCCCAATTCGGCGTCTACGGCGCCCTGAATCAGATCGGGGAAAATTTGACCATCGACGCCCGGCTGATCGACGCCTATACCAGCGATTCGGGCAAGAAAATTTCCGTGACCAAGAAGGGGCTGATCAATCTGCTGCCCGCAGTGGACGCCCTGGTGGATCATATGCGCATGGATCTCCTGCGCCTGGACATCGTATCCGAGGTCGACGTGGAGGGGACCAAGGTCCTGGACAAGGACGTGGTCCTCATGCGCATGACCATGCAGAAAGGCGATACGATTACCGCCAAGTCCATCAATACTGCACTGAAGAATGTTTATGACCTCGGTTACTTCGATGACGTTCGCGTCCGGGTCGAGGATGGAGATGAGGGCAAGAAGGTCGTTTTCGTGGTCAAGGAGAAGCCGCGCATTCAGGCCATAGGCGTCCGCGGAGCCAAGGAAATCGATTCCGACGACATCCTTGAGGCGGTATCCACCAAAAAGGGCAGCGTCATCAACCCCAAAGTCCTGGCCGACGACATCCGCGTCATCCGAGAAATGTACCGCAAGGACGGTTATTACAAGGCCAACGTCACCCAGGAGATCGATGACGCCGGCTCCGGCATCGCCAGGCTGACCTTTGTCATCGACGAAGGCCCGCAATTATATATCGAACACGTCATCATCGACGGTGCCGAGCAACTCGACCCCGACGACATCAAAAAGGTCCTGGCTCTCAAGGAACGCGGCTGGCTCTCCTGGATCGACAATTCCGGCGTGCTCAAGGAGGAACTCCTCGACCGCGACGCCTCCGCCATCATGGCCTACTATCAGTCCAAGGGCTTTTTGACCGCCAAGGTTGGCCAGCCCGAGGTGGATATCAAGGACGACGGCATCGACGTCATCTATAAAGTTTGGGAGGGCGACCGGTACAAGATGGGCAGCACCTCCTTCACCGGCGATCTCATCGACGATCCGTCCAAGCTCATGCAGGTGACCCAGATCGATCAGCTCAAGGATGAAGATGAATATTTCGATCGGCTCATCCTCCAGAAAGACGTCTCGGCCCTGACCAATTATTACAATAATTATGGTTACGCCTACGCCGACGTGGGCGTGAAACTTGATGACAACCCCGAGACCAAAATCGTCAACGTCATCTACAATATCAGCAAGCATCAACGGGTGCACATCCGCCGAGTGCTCATCGAGGGCAATACGGTCACCCGGGACAACGTCATACTGCGCGAGATGCGTCTGGCCGACGGTGATCAGTTCAGCGGCAGCAAGCTCAAACGCTCCAGCCAAAGGCTGACCAACCTTGATTTCTTTGAGAAGGTGGACATCGCCCCCGTGCCCACGGGCAACCCCGAGGAGATGGACCTGGTGGTCAAAGTCAAGGACAAGGCCACCGGCAAGATCAGCGGCGGCGTGGGCTTCTCCACTTATGACGGCGTCTTCTTCGGCGGTGAAATTTCCGAAAAGAACCTCTTCGGACGGGGCTACGACGTGGGCTTTACCGGCCAGATCGGCGGGTCCAACAACAAGTATGTGCTGCATTTCACCAATCCGCACATCAACGATACGGATCTTGGTTTCGGAGTTCAGGCCTACAAACGCGATACCGACTACTCCCAATACTCCATCAATAGAGTGGGAAGCGACCTGAACTTCTTCTATCCCATCGGCGAATATACGCGACTCAAGTGGGGATACGGCCTCGAATCCTACGACATCACCGACGTGGATCACGACGCCTCCCGGAAGGTCAAGGCCGACGCCGGTTCACATTTGGCTTCGACCGTGAGCGGACAGGCTGTTCGCGATACACGCGACAACTACCGCGATACGTCCTCGGGTACCAAGACCTCTCTGGCGATTGTCTTCGGTGGCGGTCCTGTGGGCGGTACTGATGATTTTGTCAAATATATCGGAAGTTTCGAGTGGTGGCACCCGGTGCTTGAGCAGATTGTCTTCCATTCCAAGTTCTGGGGCGGCTATCTGCACAAGAACTGGGGTGGCGACGAAATCCCCACTGCGCAACGTTTCGAACTTGGCGGCCAATACACAGTTCGCGGCTATTCCAACTACTTGATTACGCCTACGGAAGGTCCCAAGTCCGACGCGGACGTCGGCGGCAACAAGGCCTTCTACACCAACCTTGAGCTCAAGCGTCCCATCAGCAAGGAACTCGGCATCACCGCGCTGGGCTTCTTCGACGCCGGTAACTCCTGGAAGGAGGACGAGGATTGGTTCGAGTCCGTGGAGCGCGGCGATGTAGGCGAGCCCTCAATGGGCCTGTACAAGAGCGTCGGCGCGGGCGTTAACTGGTATTCTCCCATCGGTCCCGTGGGCTTGATTTACGCTTACGCTTTGGATGACCTGTCCGACTCGAAGCAGCACACCATCGAGTTGATCATGGGCCAGCAATTTTAA
- the lpxA gene encoding acyl-ACP--UDP-N-acetylglucosamine O-acyltransferase, whose protein sequence is MSSQIHPSAIIHPSAELGADVRIDPYVVVGADTKIGDGTFLEAHCVIQANTELGKNNHIHPHAVIGGEPQHSAFKGEKTFTRIGDNNIIRECVTIHRGTVQGVQETVIGSGCMFMAYSHVAHDCKIGDHVILANAVQLAGHVEVGRNVTISGMSAVQQFIRIGEYSFLGGASGYKLDVPPFMLAHGVRGMLFGPNLIGLRRNGFDSATCKALKKAYKIIFRSGLTKEQSLAQVEEELPGIPQVDRLIGFIRESKNGVVPDHKQRCANGH, encoded by the coding sequence ATGTCCAGTCAGATCCATCCCAGCGCCATCATTCATCCCTCGGCGGAACTGGGAGCCGATGTCCGTATCGACCCTTACGTGGTTGTGGGGGCCGACACCAAGATCGGCGACGGTACCTTCCTGGAGGCCCACTGCGTCATCCAGGCCAACACCGAACTCGGAAAGAATAATCACATACACCCGCATGCCGTTATCGGCGGCGAGCCGCAGCATTCCGCCTTCAAGGGCGAGAAGACCTTCACCCGCATCGGCGACAACAACATCATCCGCGAATGCGTGACCATTCATCGCGGCACGGTGCAGGGCGTGCAGGAGACCGTCATCGGTTCGGGCTGCATGTTCATGGCCTATTCGCACGTTGCCCACGACTGTAAGATCGGCGATCACGTCATCCTGGCGAACGCCGTGCAGCTGGCCGGGCACGTGGAGGTCGGCCGCAACGTGACCATCTCCGGCATGTCCGCGGTTCAGCAGTTCATCCGCATCGGCGAGTATTCCTTCCTCGGCGGGGCCAGCGGCTACAAGCTCGATGTGCCGCCGTTCATGCTGGCCCACGGCGTTCGGGGCATGCTTTTCGGCCCCAACCTCATCGGTCTCAGGCGCAACGGTTTCGACTCCGCGACCTGCAAGGCGCTCAAGAAGGCATACAAGATCATCTTCCGCTCCGGCCTGACCAAGGAACAGAGCTTGGCCCAAGTGGAGGAGGAGCTTCCCGGCATTCCGCAGGTGGACCGACTCATCGGCTTTATCCGCGAAAGCAAGAACGGCGTGGTGCCCGATCATAAGCAGCGCTGCGCCAACGGCCACTAG
- the fabZ gene encoding 3-hydroxyacyl-ACP dehydratase FabZ, producing MNNGYPLDIRKIMEMLPHRYPFLLVDRVLEFEPGGHLTAMKNVTINENFFQGHFPGLPVMPGVLQLEALAQTGGLFVVNSFDEPLGDRVFLFTGLDKVKFRRPVVPGDQLILNVEFLKQKLNIWKMRGVAKVDGQVTCQGEFSAAIAHKGDM from the coding sequence ATGAATAACGGCTATCCACTCGATATACGCAAGATCATGGAGATGCTCCCCCACCGGTACCCGTTTCTGCTGGTGGACCGCGTCCTGGAGTTCGAGCCTGGGGGGCACCTCACGGCCATGAAAAACGTGACCATCAACGAGAATTTTTTCCAGGGACATTTCCCGGGGCTGCCGGTTATGCCCGGCGTGCTCCAACTGGAGGCCCTGGCTCAGACCGGCGGGCTGTTCGTCGTGAATTCCTTCGATGAACCCTTGGGAGACAGGGTGTTCCTGTTCACCGGCCTGGACAAGGTCAAATTCCGTAGGCCCGTTGTTCCGGGTGACCAACTCATCCTGAACGTCGAATTCTTGAAACAAAAATTGAACATATGGAAGATGCGCGGCGTCGCCAAAGTGGACGGCCAAGTGACCTGCCAGGGCGAATTCTCCGCCGCCATCGCCCACAAGGGGGACATGTAA
- the lpxI gene encoding UDP-2,3-diacylglucosamine diphosphatase LpxI (LpxI, functionally equivalent to LpxH, replaces it in LPS biosynthesis in a minority of bacteria.), whose protein sequence is MSESVSTIGLIAGGKQFPELVARGVKARGHRLVVAGFTGHTNMDVAPLADVFRELKLGKLNQLISFFKDEKVDRVIMAGTIEKPKVMDIRHLDMRAIKLVLGRRDKGDSALLGIIAREFEQEGMPVVPAHEYMPDLLSPEGVMTRREPDAREWGDLRFAWGIAKELGRLDVGQCVVVREGIVAAVEALEGTDETLRRGFQYGGPECVVVKVFKPGQQKEVDLPSLGLDTVKLMAEGKATCLGVEAGKSLFFDREAAIEFADKAGIALVGLTPDSFPESS, encoded by the coding sequence ATGTCCGAATCCGTCAGCACCATCGGCCTCATTGCCGGAGGCAAGCAGTTTCCCGAGTTGGTGGCCCGCGGCGTCAAAGCCAGGGGCCACCGACTCGTGGTGGCTGGATTCACCGGCCACACCAACATGGATGTGGCGCCGCTGGCCGACGTCTTTCGCGAATTGAAGCTTGGCAAGCTCAACCAACTCATCTCTTTCTTCAAGGACGAGAAGGTGGACCGGGTCATCATGGCCGGGACCATCGAAAAACCCAAGGTCATGGATATCCGTCATCTGGACATGCGGGCCATCAAACTCGTTCTCGGACGCCGGGACAAAGGCGATTCCGCGCTGTTGGGCATCATCGCCCGGGAGTTCGAGCAGGAGGGCATGCCCGTGGTCCCGGCCCATGAATATATGCCGGATCTGCTTTCGCCCGAGGGCGTCATGACCCGGCGCGAACCGGATGCGCGTGAGTGGGGCGATCTTCGTTTCGCCTGGGGCATCGCCAAGGAACTCGGCCGTCTGGACGTGGGGCAGTGCGTCGTGGTCCGCGAAGGCATCGTGGCTGCGGTGGAAGCCTTGGAAGGCACGGACGAGACCCTGCGCCGCGGTTTCCAGTATGGCGGTCCGGAATGCGTGGTGGTCAAGGTCTTCAAGCCCGGCCAGCAAAAGGAAGTGGACCTGCCGAGCCTCGGTCTGGATACCGTCAAGCTCATGGCCGAGGGCAAGGCCACCTGTCTTGGCGTGGAGGCGGGCAAGAGCCTGTTCTTCGATCGCGAAGCGGCCATCGAATTCGCCGACAAGGCAGGCATCGCCTTGGTCGGTCTGACCCCGGATTCCTTCCCCGAATCCTCCTGA
- a CDS encoding OmpH family outer membrane protein: MKKVCLFAICFVFLLQSAAFAETKIAVFSTKEVVQESAFGKDVRAKLDAKFTARGNQLKKEREDLEKLKMQIDSNAFEGKVLQDKVTELRRRGRDWNEDFSVYQKAIQAEQNELGKPVLKKLEKVVMTYCSAHGYTLAFDKQTPGLAYIADGVDITPQLIKELDNLKKAGK; this comes from the coding sequence ATGAAGAAAGTCTGTCTGTTTGCCATTTGTTTCGTCTTCCTGCTCCAGTCCGCGGCCTTTGCCGAGACCAAGATCGCGGTTTTCAGCACCAAGGAAGTCGTGCAGGAGTCCGCTTTTGGCAAAGATGTGCGGGCAAAGCTCGACGCCAAATTCACCGCACGCGGCAATCAGCTGAAGAAAGAGCGCGAAGACCTTGAGAAGTTGAAAATGCAGATCGATAGCAATGCCTTCGAGGGCAAGGTTCTGCAGGACAAGGTGACTGAGCTTCGCCGTCGCGGCCGCGACTGGAACGAAGATTTTTCCGTCTACCAGAAGGCCATCCAGGCCGAGCAGAACGAGTTGGGCAAGCCCGTCCTCAAGAAGCTTGAGAAAGTCGTCATGACTTACTGCTCCGCGCACGGCTATACCCTCGCCTTCGACAAACAGACTCCGGGCCTGGCCTACATCGCCGACGGCGTGGACATTACCCCCCAGCTTATCAAGGAACTCGACAATCTCAAAAAGGCCGGAAAGTAG